The Miltoncostaea oceani genome includes a region encoding these proteins:
- a CDS encoding phage major capsid protein, giving the protein MPQLVAEDIAGWSRDRLESAYGERLDRVRSIRDGAGGSLVNVKGAEADEVRNLMADTNMLGARIDEVKSLAGADAMLEAAERRAHDLRSRGQDVKPFPIDSGPGDDAAGVGADGQPSDIGGRFLASDAWQSFRAEGTKGIASSVPLASLWKGYRGVGEPGAALFDSADFPSQADWRPGPVETLYQPNNIAPLMPQGTTGAATVRYPKETVTSRGAATVAEGGTKPEAELSFTAVDEPIRKIAVLLPLTDESLEDEAFLRSYINARLGLFVRMEEDRQLLDGNGGATPPQIIGLLRRSGINTATSYSLAGANPDQALIDGVFKAAMRVRESFLAPDSFVLRAATWEIMRLAKDANRQYLLGPPAEQGEVRLWGLRGVLNENMPAVAAANKPVLVGAFGTAAMVIRRSGIELAVSDSHSTFFAENKVMLRAEERLGMAVFRPQGFSTVTSAA; this is encoded by the coding sequence ATGCCGCAGCTGGTCGCTGAGGACATCGCGGGCTGGTCACGCGACCGGCTCGAGAGCGCGTACGGCGAGCGCCTGGACCGCGTCCGGAGCATCCGGGACGGCGCCGGCGGGTCGCTGGTGAACGTCAAGGGCGCCGAGGCCGACGAGGTGCGCAACCTCATGGCCGACACGAACATGCTCGGCGCCCGCATCGACGAGGTGAAGTCCCTCGCCGGTGCGGACGCGATGCTGGAGGCGGCGGAGCGCCGCGCCCACGACCTCCGCTCCCGCGGGCAGGACGTGAAGCCGTTCCCGATCGACAGCGGGCCCGGCGACGACGCCGCCGGCGTCGGCGCCGACGGCCAGCCGTCGGACATCGGCGGGCGGTTCCTCGCCTCGGACGCGTGGCAGTCGTTCCGCGCGGAGGGCACGAAGGGCATCGCGTCCTCGGTGCCGCTCGCGTCCCTCTGGAAGGGCTACCGCGGCGTCGGCGAGCCGGGCGCCGCGCTGTTCGACTCGGCGGACTTCCCGTCGCAGGCGGACTGGCGGCCGGGGCCGGTCGAGACGCTGTACCAGCCGAACAACATCGCGCCGCTCATGCCTCAGGGCACGACGGGCGCCGCGACGGTCCGCTACCCGAAGGAGACCGTCACCTCGAGGGGCGCCGCCACGGTCGCCGAGGGCGGCACGAAGCCCGAGGCCGAGCTGTCGTTCACGGCGGTGGACGAGCCGATCCGCAAGATCGCCGTCCTGCTCCCCCTCACCGACGAGTCGCTCGAGGACGAGGCGTTCCTGAGGTCCTACATCAACGCGCGCCTCGGCCTGTTCGTCCGGATGGAGGAGGACCGCCAGCTTCTCGACGGCAACGGCGGCGCGACGCCCCCGCAGATCATCGGCCTGCTCCGCCGGTCGGGGATCAACACGGCGACGTCCTACTCGCTCGCCGGCGCCAACCCGGACCAGGCGCTGATCGACGGCGTCTTCAAGGCGGCGATGCGCGTCCGGGAGTCGTTCCTCGCGCCGGACTCGTTCGTGCTGCGCGCCGCGACGTGGGAGATCATGCGGCTCGCGAAGGACGCCAACCGCCAGTACCTCCTCGGCCCGCCCGCCGAGCAGGGCGAGGTCCGCCTGTGGGGCCTCCGCGGCGTCCTCAACGAGAACATGCCGGCGGTCGCCGCGGCGAACAAGCCGGTCCTCGTCGGGGCGTTCGGGACGGCGGCGATGGTCATCCGCCGGTCCGGCATCGAGCTCGCCGTGAGCGACTCGCACAGCACCTTCTTCGCCGAGAACAAGGTGATGCTCCGGGCCGAGGAGCGCCTCGGGATGGCGGTCTTCCGCCCGCAGGGCTTCTCGACCGTCACGTCGGCCGCGTAG
- a CDS encoding S49 family peptidase, translating to MPTPDPSRRAYNRVLAAVATTPWAIEPAAFAAICEVLELRLAGVRLSDDQVADRIAAGPGSRDPYEVGGGIAVLPIYGVIVPRANLMTEISGGTSLQKLGGALDAAAADPAVSTILLDINSPGGSVSLVPETAAKIRAARASKPVIAHANTMAASAAYWLASQADEIIVSPSGAVGSIGVLSAHEDESGKWEQQGVHTTLISAGRFKTEGNPFEPLTEEARASIQALVDDFYGQFVADVAKGRGVDRQAVRGGFGEGRVVFGRHAVTDGMADRTESFEATLARLARSGGPRRRGGGAAADGVDDPTVEAQLVAPLANPDSDPDPAAAPADEQNPQDQQDGEGLERDLDYHLALRRLP from the coding sequence ATGCCCACGCCTGACCCGTCGCGGCGTGCCTACAACCGGGTGCTCGCCGCGGTCGCCACGACCCCGTGGGCGATCGAGCCGGCCGCGTTCGCCGCGATCTGCGAGGTCCTCGAGCTGCGCCTCGCCGGTGTGCGCCTGAGCGACGACCAGGTCGCCGACCGGATCGCCGCCGGCCCCGGCTCGCGGGATCCGTACGAGGTGGGCGGTGGGATCGCCGTCCTCCCGATCTACGGCGTGATCGTCCCGCGGGCGAACCTCATGACCGAGATCTCGGGGGGCACGTCCCTCCAGAAGCTCGGCGGGGCGCTCGACGCCGCGGCGGCGGACCCCGCCGTCTCGACGATCCTCCTCGACATCAACTCGCCGGGCGGGAGCGTGTCGCTCGTCCCGGAGACCGCCGCGAAGATCCGCGCCGCGCGGGCGTCGAAGCCGGTCATCGCGCACGCGAACACCATGGCGGCGAGCGCCGCCTACTGGCTCGCGTCGCAGGCCGACGAGATCATCGTCAGCCCGAGCGGCGCGGTCGGCTCGATCGGCGTCCTCTCCGCCCACGAGGACGAGAGCGGCAAGTGGGAGCAGCAGGGTGTGCACACCACCCTGATCTCCGCCGGCCGGTTCAAGACCGAGGGCAACCCCTTCGAGCCCCTCACCGAGGAGGCCCGGGCGTCGATCCAGGCGCTGGTCGACGACTTTTACGGCCAGTTCGTCGCCGACGTCGCGAAGGGCCGGGGCGTCGACCGCCAGGCCGTCCGCGGCGGGTTCGGCGAGGGCCGCGTCGTCTTCGGCCGCCACGCCGTCACCGACGGGATGGCGGACCGCACCGAGAGCTTCGAGGCGACGCTCGCGCGGCTCGCGCGGAGCGGCGGACCTCGCCGCCGAGGTGGGGGCGCCGCCGCCGACGGCGTCGACGACCCGACCGTCGAGGCGCAGCTCGTCGCGCCTCTGGCCAACCCCGACTCCGACCCCGACCCGGCCGCCGCGCCGGCGGACGAGCAGAACCCGCAGGACCAGCAGGACGGCGAGGGACTCGAGAGGGACCTCGACTACCACCTGGCGCTCCGGCGCCTTCCGTAA
- a CDS encoding phage portal protein, whose translation MSLVGRIVGPRPEASIRGIDTLMEAFSFGGGEAHSGNRVTVPGALYLDSVWAAVILLSETVGTLPLKTYQRTRGGGRVEAWFENVYRLLHDEPNEEMPAVVVWALQALHLNTWGNAFLGKERVRGEIVGLWPLEPERMRVERRDGRKVFIYLDHHGAEHRYTTDQVIHIMGPSIDGLTGLSPIAYARHTIGAGLASDEFAARFFRNAAVPRGVLQTDGELSEPAAKRLKAQWDAATGGKNMHKVAVLEGGTKFHPITMPLEDAQFVEQAKLSVQKVARIFNVPAELIGGESGGSLTYSTVEGQALHFLTHGVRRWLVRIEQTLARDRDLFPGRGRTLYPEFVADAMLRADVKTRAEVYTRALDPATGWMRREEVRGLENLPPEAPELTAPMETLDRTAARLLAEADARAAATTNGGSLHAHA comes from the coding sequence GTGAGCCTCGTCGGGCGCATCGTCGGACCACGCCCGGAGGCGTCGATCAGGGGGATCGACACGCTGATGGAGGCCTTCTCCTTCGGCGGCGGGGAGGCCCACAGCGGGAACCGCGTCACGGTCCCGGGTGCGCTCTACCTCGACAGCGTGTGGGCGGCGGTGATCCTCCTGTCGGAGACCGTCGGGACCCTCCCGCTGAAGACGTACCAGCGGACACGCGGCGGCGGTCGCGTCGAGGCGTGGTTCGAGAACGTCTACCGCCTCCTCCACGACGAGCCGAACGAGGAGATGCCGGCCGTCGTGGTGTGGGCGCTGCAGGCCCTCCACCTGAACACGTGGGGCAACGCGTTCCTCGGCAAGGAGCGCGTACGCGGCGAGATCGTCGGTCTCTGGCCCCTCGAGCCGGAGCGGATGCGGGTCGAGCGGCGCGACGGGCGGAAGGTGTTCATCTACCTCGACCACCACGGCGCCGAGCACCGGTACACGACCGACCAGGTCATCCACATCATGGGGCCGTCGATCGACGGCCTCACCGGTCTCTCCCCCATCGCGTACGCCCGTCACACGATCGGGGCGGGACTGGCGAGCGACGAGTTCGCGGCCCGCTTCTTCCGGAACGCCGCGGTGCCGCGTGGCGTCCTCCAGACCGACGGGGAGCTGAGCGAGCCGGCGGCGAAGCGCCTGAAGGCGCAGTGGGACGCGGCGACCGGTGGGAAGAACATGCACAAGGTCGCGGTCCTCGAGGGCGGCACGAAGTTCCATCCGATCACGATGCCCCTCGAGGACGCCCAGTTCGTCGAGCAGGCGAAGCTCAGCGTCCAGAAGGTCGCGCGGATCTTCAACGTCCCGGCGGAGCTCATCGGCGGGGAGTCGGGCGGGAGCCTCACCTACTCCACCGTCGAGGGTCAGGCGCTGCACTTCCTCACCCACGGGGTGCGGCGGTGGCTCGTCCGGATCGAGCAGACCCTCGCCCGCGACCGCGACCTCTTCCCCGGCCGCGGCCGGACGCTGTACCCCGAGTTCGTCGCCGACGCGATGTTGCGCGCCGACGTGAAGACCCGCGCCGAGGTCTACACCCGCGCCCTCGACCCCGCGACCGGCTGGATGCGTCGGGAGGAGGTCCGCGGCCTCGAGAACCTCCCGCCCGAGGCGCCCGAGCTCACCGCCCCGATGGAGACGCTCGACCGGACCGCGGCGCGCCTCCTCGCCGAAGCGGACGCCCGCGCGGCCGCCACGACCAACGGAGGGAGTCTCCATGCCCACGCCTGA
- a CDS encoding HNH endonuclease signature motif containing protein, with amino-acid sequence MEQTVGTPPTSRTHPLPEPPHEATPAGGLRRSMTPLLRPSGSTRAWRRRRAQILTRDGHRCSYCGGPATQVDHVIPRAVGGTDEPGNLVAACGPCNRRKGGRFFGSESQGHPDCPSSLPAGGSPRPTSRDW; translated from the coding sequence ATGGAGCAGACGGTCGGCACACCACCGACCTCCCGCACGCACCCCCTGCCCGAGCCACCACATGAGGCCACCCCGGCGGGTGGCCTTCGTCGTTCCATGACCCCACTCCTCCGGCCAAGCGGAAGCACTAGAGCCTGGCGCAGACGCCGTGCCCAGATCCTCACCAGAGACGGACACCGCTGTAGCTACTGCGGCGGCCCGGCGACCCAGGTGGACCACGTCATCCCCCGCGCCGTCGGCGGCACCGACGAGCCGGGGAACCTCGTCGCGGCGTGCGGACCCTGCAACCGGAGGAAGGGCGGCCGGTTTTTTGGGAGCGAATCGCAAGGACACCCCGACTGTCCCTCTTCTCTCCCCGCCGGCGGATCGCCGCGGCCGACGTCGAGGGACTGGTGA
- a CDS encoding Trp family transcriptional regulator: protein MTADEQRTWEIARRVCTPAELEALRTRERLANAGRPYGYRSIATELGVSVITVRDRIRRAEARIERERPT from the coding sequence GTGACCGCCGACGAGCAGCGCACCTGGGAGATCGCCCGCCGCGTCTGCACCCCCGCCGAGCTCGAGGCCCTCCGAACCAGGGAGCGACTCGCCAACGCGGGCCGGCCGTACGGCTACCGCTCCATCGCCACCGAGCTCGGGGTCTCCGTTATCACCGTCCGCGACCGCATCCGCAGGGCCGAAGCGCGGATCGAACGCGAGCGCCCCACGTGA
- a CDS encoding DUF5131 family protein — MGADSAIQWTHHTFNPWRGCTHVSPGCEHCYAEALSKRNPAQLGTWGAGGTRVIASESYWRQPERWNRAAEKAGERHRVFCASLADVFEDRPELDEPRVRLLDLIIATPHLDWLLLTKRPENARTILREVERGARWVGSTFAEAFPNVWLGTTVEDQRRADERIPILLDTPAAVRFLSCEPLLGPVDLVEPVRRHRNGPLPFRTAGIDWIIVGGESGPKARPMDLAWARSLVEQGQRAAVPVFVKQLGRRPVYAVDHRGGDGMDVRVTGATSLYAVPGIAHSHGGDIDEWPADLQVREFPTAAVTVP; from the coding sequence ATGGGCGCTGACTCCGCGATCCAGTGGACGCACCACACCTTTAACCCGTGGCGGGGGTGCACCCACGTCAGCCCCGGATGCGAGCACTGCTACGCGGAGGCCCTCTCGAAGCGGAACCCCGCGCAGCTCGGGACATGGGGCGCCGGCGGGACGCGGGTCATCGCCTCCGAGTCGTACTGGCGCCAGCCGGAGCGGTGGAACCGGGCGGCCGAGAAGGCGGGTGAGCGGCACCGCGTGTTCTGCGCGTCCCTCGCCGACGTCTTCGAGGACCGGCCCGAGCTCGACGAACCGCGAGTCCGGCTCCTCGACCTCATCATCGCGACGCCGCACCTCGACTGGCTGCTCCTCACGAAGCGACCGGAGAACGCCCGCACCATCCTGCGGGAGGTCGAGCGCGGCGCCCGATGGGTGGGTAGCACCTTCGCCGAGGCGTTCCCGAACGTCTGGCTGGGGACGACGGTCGAGGACCAGCGCCGCGCCGACGAGCGCATCCCCATCCTCCTCGACACCCCCGCCGCGGTCCGGTTCCTCTCGTGCGAGCCGCTCCTCGGGCCGGTGGATCTGGTGGAGCCCGTTCGTCGTCACCGCAACGGGCCGCTGCCGTTCCGCACCGCCGGCATCGACTGGATCATCGTCGGTGGGGAGTCCGGCCCGAAGGCGCGGCCGATGGACCTCGCGTGGGCGCGGTCGCTCGTCGAGCAGGGGCAGCGCGCCGCCGTCCCCGTCTTCGTGAAGCAGCTCGGCCGGCGCCCGGTCTACGCAGTGGACCACCGCGGCGGGGACGGGATGGACGTGCGCGTCACGGGCGCGACTTCGCTCTACGCCGTGCCCGGCATCGCGCACTCCCACGGCGGCGACATCGACGAGTGGCCCGCCGACCTCCAGGTCCGCGAGTTCCCGACGGCGGCGGTGACCGTCCCGTGA
- a CDS encoding RusA family crossover junction endodeoxyribonuclease, with translation MSLRLSIPGKPVAWARPRFNRATGAVFTDGRHASYADRVQQEWIAAGRPKLDTGPFRVAVYVEVARPKGHFLRRGSLSKAGVEAGWFPTGRPDIDNIAKGIVDALMAVAAIPDDAAMVELHAAKQYAANVGDGWNVIVVAEPADGARDLLDVVAQVRREATA, from the coding sequence ATGAGCCTCCGTCTATCCATCCCGGGCAAGCCTGTCGCGTGGGCGCGCCCACGCTTCAACCGGGCGACGGGTGCCGTCTTCACCGACGGCCGCCACGCTTCCTACGCCGACCGCGTCCAGCAGGAATGGATCGCGGCAGGGCGCCCCAAGCTCGACACCGGGCCGTTCCGTGTCGCCGTCTACGTCGAGGTCGCCAGACCCAAGGGCCACTTCCTCCGTCGCGGCAGCCTCTCTAAGGCGGGGGTGGAGGCCGGGTGGTTCCCGACCGGCCGTCCCGACATCGACAACATCGCGAAGGGCATCGTGGACGCCCTCATGGCGGTCGCGGCGATCCCCGACGACGCCGCCATGGTGGAGCTCCACGCGGCGAAGCAGTACGCGGCGAACGTCGGCGATGGGTGGAACGTCATCGTCGTCGCCGAACCGGCCGACGGCGCACGAGACCTCCTCGATGTGGTGGCGCAAGTGCGCCGCGAGGCCACCGCGTGA
- a CDS encoding NADH-quinone oxidoreductase subunit B family protein — MFLLLRHLARQRREIALPRGPRGSLHLRHVDAGSCNGCEHELQATAGPFHDMQRFGLFITASPRHADVLLITGPVTTRMRHALEVAYASMPEPRLVAALGDCALGCGLLGDPREHLNGVGDVLPVDIRIPGCPPDPETIARHLVAAMERPGHARPRGVPATGGDAAPG; from the coding sequence GTGTTCCTCCTGTTGCGCCACCTCGCCCGGCAGCGGCGCGAGATCGCCCTCCCCCGCGGACCCCGCGGGTCCCTGCACCTGCGTCACGTGGATGCGGGGTCGTGCAACGGATGCGAGCACGAGCTGCAGGCCACCGCCGGCCCGTTCCACGACATGCAGCGGTTCGGCCTGTTCATCACGGCGTCTCCCCGCCACGCCGACGTCCTCCTGATCACGGGGCCGGTGACGACCCGGATGCGGCACGCGCTGGAGGTCGCGTACGCGTCGATGCCGGAGCCGCGCCTCGTGGCCGCCCTCGGCGACTGCGCCCTCGGCTGCGGCCTCCTCGGCGACCCCCGCGAGCACCTGAACGGGGTCGGGGACGTCCTGCCGGTCGACATCCGGATCCCGGGATGCCCCCCGGATCCGGAGACGATCGCGCGCCACCTCGTCGCGGCGATGGAGCGCCCCGGTCACGCGCGTCCGCGAGGGGTTCCGGCGACCGGAGGCGACGCGGCCCCCGGCTGA
- a CDS encoding NADH-quinone oxidoreductase subunit C, whose translation MPGVDALRVTTVGPWGLRGEVEDALAAGGVVEALFAAHGADGVAEVRCVVALPDGPLLVRCPLPAGVAPSVVDLVPALDWDEREAHDLHGVTFEGGVHRPLVDHPEDPAAWMTPVAGTDVHQVAVGPIHAGVIESGHFRFHAVGERILHVDARLFHKHRGLERAAEGRAAPDALPVVQRACAACAVANTVAFAEAVEQARGMWPDEPMRRARTLLLELERLYNHLNDLGQICAGVGLAPGAMAFAGFKERAQRVVHGLVGHRFLFGSVAVGASDLPLPAAAVAAARRDLADLRADATRAGRSLLLDAALRDRTRGTGVVSRDEARRLGMVGPAARASGLAGDVREGSPRLWYAGFRAASPEDPAGDVAARVEVRVVELRQTFDLLDDLLSGPLGPGGATVAGSPRAHGVGRVEGARGRTVCAVELDGDVARRVHLRTGSYANWPAVARAAAGATLPDFPLINKSFELCYACVDR comes from the coding sequence ATGCCGGGCGTGGACGCGCTGCGCGTCACGACGGTCGGCCCGTGGGGTCTGCGCGGCGAGGTGGAGGACGCCCTCGCCGCGGGTGGCGTCGTGGAGGCCCTGTTCGCCGCCCACGGCGCCGACGGCGTGGCCGAGGTGCGGTGCGTCGTCGCCCTGCCGGACGGGCCCCTCCTGGTGCGGTGCCCCCTCCCGGCGGGGGTCGCGCCGTCGGTGGTGGACCTGGTGCCCGCGCTCGACTGGGACGAGCGGGAGGCCCACGACCTCCACGGGGTCACGTTCGAGGGCGGCGTCCACCGCCCGCTGGTCGATCACCCGGAGGACCCCGCCGCGTGGATGACGCCCGTCGCGGGCACCGACGTCCACCAGGTCGCGGTGGGGCCGATCCACGCGGGGGTGATCGAGTCGGGGCACTTCCGCTTCCACGCGGTCGGGGAGCGCATCCTCCACGTGGACGCCCGCCTCTTCCACAAGCACCGGGGCCTGGAGCGCGCCGCCGAGGGGCGCGCCGCGCCGGACGCGCTCCCCGTCGTCCAGCGCGCCTGCGCGGCGTGCGCGGTGGCGAACACGGTGGCGTTCGCCGAGGCCGTGGAGCAGGCGCGGGGGATGTGGCCGGACGAGCCGATGCGCCGGGCGCGGACGCTGCTGCTCGAGCTGGAGCGGCTCTACAACCACCTGAACGACCTCGGGCAGATCTGCGCGGGTGTGGGCCTGGCGCCGGGCGCGATGGCGTTCGCCGGCTTCAAGGAGCGCGCGCAGCGGGTCGTCCACGGGCTCGTCGGCCACCGGTTCCTGTTCGGGTCGGTGGCGGTGGGCGCGAGCGACCTGCCGCTCCCGGCCGCGGCGGTCGCGGCGGCCCGGCGCGACCTCGCCGACCTGCGGGCCGACGCGACGCGCGCGGGGCGTTCGCTCCTCCTCGACGCCGCCTTGCGGGATCGCACCCGCGGCACCGGCGTGGTGTCGCGCGACGAGGCCCGCCGCCTCGGGATGGTGGGGCCCGCGGCGCGCGCGAGCGGGCTGGCCGGCGATGTGAGGGAGGGCTCCCCGCGCCTCTGGTACGCGGGGTTCCGCGCCGCGTCGCCGGAGGACCCGGCGGGCGACGTCGCGGCGCGGGTTGAGGTGCGCGTGGTGGAACTGCGGCAGACGTTCGACCTCCTCGACGACCTCCTCTCGGGGCCGCTCGGACCGGGCGGGGCGACCGTCGCGGGGTCGCCGCGCGCCCACGGCGTCGGGCGGGTGGAGGGCGCGCGCGGGCGGACGGTGTGCGCGGTGGAGCTCGACGGGGACGTGGCGCGGCGCGTCCACCTGCGCACCGGGTCGTACGCGAACTGGCCGGCCGTCGCCCGGGCCGCGGCGGGCGCGACCCTCCCGGACTTCCCCCTGATCAACAAGAGCTTCGAGCTCTGCTACGCCTGCGTGGACCGGTAG
- a CDS encoding proton-conducting transporter membrane subunit, with product MADLVGALATAAPLAPIVVALAVLACRSAAWADRAGRWGGLAAAAPAVLLAAIALAGAGDAPRTGSWWIVDAPGAVFLLTIAVVGAGSAAFSPAFLRANPSSRGGAVRTRHVYWVALCLFWAALIAVPLANNLGVAWILIEATTAASALLVAFSGRRSALEAGWKYLVLTSVGLTVALFGIVVLYAAAATGEASLSVLEWGPLTDRAATLDHAPALSAVVLIVVGLATKVGWAPVHNWLPDAHSEAPPPVSALLSAALLPTVALVAWRVALAMEPAVGAQAIRVLFVGFGLVSLALAVPFLWRPLPWKRLLAYSSLEHMGVLALAIGFMHPLATAGALLHVLAHGVAKALGFSAAVPLLRYQPAAGRRPPRGLVAQSPPIAGAVGLSLAALSGIPPSPLFLSEVLVLSGGFAAGMIWVGALSAVLLALGFLGMAHVLVEGLAGRPSGRRPSGRRGTRLIAGTAVVCLALLLALSALAYSLPGSDLVRAVGGGA from the coding sequence GTGGCTGACCTCGTCGGCGCCCTGGCCACCGCGGCGCCGCTCGCGCCGATCGTGGTCGCCCTCGCCGTGCTGGCGTGCCGGTCCGCCGCGTGGGCGGACCGGGCGGGGCGGTGGGGTGGCCTGGCGGCGGCCGCGCCGGCGGTCCTCCTCGCGGCGATCGCGCTCGCGGGCGCCGGTGACGCCCCCCGGACGGGGTCGTGGTGGATCGTCGACGCACCGGGTGCCGTGTTCCTCCTCACGATCGCCGTGGTGGGCGCCGGGTCGGCGGCGTTCTCACCGGCGTTCCTGCGCGCCAACCCCAGCTCCCGCGGCGGGGCGGTCCGCACCCGCCACGTCTACTGGGTGGCGCTCTGCCTCTTCTGGGCCGCCCTCATCGCGGTGCCGCTCGCGAACAACCTGGGCGTGGCCTGGATCCTCATCGAGGCGACGACGGCGGCGTCGGCGCTGCTGGTGGCGTTCAGCGGCCGCCGGAGCGCCCTGGAGGCCGGCTGGAAGTACCTCGTCCTCACGAGCGTCGGCCTGACGGTGGCGCTGTTCGGCATCGTGGTCCTCTACGCCGCGGCGGCCACCGGCGAGGCGTCGTTGTCGGTGCTGGAGTGGGGGCCGCTGACCGATCGCGCGGCGACGCTCGACCACGCCCCGGCACTCTCCGCCGTCGTCCTCATCGTCGTGGGACTGGCCACGAAGGTGGGCTGGGCGCCGGTCCACAACTGGCTGCCGGACGCGCACAGCGAGGCCCCGCCGCCGGTGAGCGCGCTGCTGTCGGCGGCGCTGCTGCCGACGGTGGCTCTCGTCGCGTGGCGCGTGGCCCTGGCCATGGAGCCGGCGGTGGGCGCCCAGGCGATCCGGGTGCTCTTCGTCGGGTTCGGCCTCGTCTCGCTGGCCCTCGCCGTCCCGTTCCTGTGGCGGCCGCTCCCCTGGAAGCGCCTCCTCGCCTACTCGAGCCTGGAGCACATGGGCGTCCTCGCGCTCGCGATCGGGTTCATGCATCCCCTCGCGACGGCCGGGGCCCTCCTGCACGTCCTCGCCCACGGGGTGGCGAAGGCGCTCGGCTTCTCGGCGGCGGTGCCGCTGCTGCGGTACCAGCCGGCCGCGGGGCGGCGACCGCCCCGCGGCCTCGTCGCGCAGAGCCCCCCGATCGCGGGGGCGGTGGGCCTGAGCCTCGCGGCCCTCTCCGGCATCCCGCCGTCGCCGCTGTTCCTGAGCGAGGTCCTGGTGCTGTCGGGTGGGTTCGCCGCCGGAATGATCTGGGTGGGCGCCCTGTCGGCGGTGCTCCTCGCCCTCGGCTTCCTCGGCATGGCCCACGTCCTGGTGGAGGGCCTCGCGGGCCGGCCGTCGGGGCGGCGACCGAGCGGCCGGCGCGGCACGCGGCTGATCGCGGGGACCGCGGTGGTCTGCCTCGCGCTGCTGCTCGCGTTGAGCGCGCTGGCGTACTCCCTGCCCGGCTCGGACCTGGTGCGCGCCGTCGGCGGGGGGGCGTGA
- a CDS encoding respiratory chain complex I subunit 1 family protein produces the protein MSASDAVVLGVQVAGAGLAPALPGGVQAVKARLQGRRGPGALQPYRELRRLWGRSAVDPRGTGIAYRAAPPVVAAALALCLLIVPVAVGGVAGPLGNDLVLVIGLLALARVAMALSAWDTGAGFGLMGASRDMTFAVFGEALLVLVVLLASLAAGSTDLREIVAATSGTAVWAEPAQWCGALAMGVVVLLETGRQPIDNPDTHLELTMIHEGPLLEYAGRDLAYLQWASAARHWVVLVLAAAVFVPHPSSTWPGLLAATASVGLLVAALAVVETWQPKMRLLRVPGLLLTGAGVALVGLVTWAAGGGA, from the coding sequence GTGAGCGCGTCCGACGCGGTCGTCCTCGGCGTCCAGGTGGCCGGCGCCGGTCTCGCACCCGCCCTGCCGGGCGGCGTGCAGGCGGTCAAGGCGCGCCTCCAGGGGCGGCGCGGCCCCGGCGCGCTGCAGCCGTACCGGGAGCTCCGCCGCCTGTGGGGGCGGAGCGCGGTCGACCCGCGGGGGACGGGGATCGCCTACCGCGCGGCGCCGCCGGTGGTCGCCGCCGCGCTCGCGCTCTGCCTGCTCATCGTGCCGGTCGCGGTGGGCGGCGTCGCCGGGCCGCTCGGCAACGACCTGGTGCTGGTCATCGGGTTGCTGGCGCTCGCCCGCGTCGCGATGGCCCTCTCGGCGTGGGACACCGGCGCCGGCTTCGGCCTCATGGGGGCCTCCCGGGACATGACGTTCGCGGTCTTCGGCGAGGCCCTCCTGGTGCTGGTCGTGCTGCTCGCGTCGCTGGCGGCGGGCAGCACCGACCTCCGGGAGATCGTCGCGGCGACGTCCGGCACGGCGGTCTGGGCCGAGCCCGCCCAGTGGTGCGGGGCGCTCGCGATGGGCGTCGTCGTGCTGCTCGAGACCGGGCGCCAGCCGATCGACAACCCCGACACCCACCTCGAGCTGACGATGATCCACGAGGGGCCGTTGCTGGAGTACGCGGGGCGGGACCTCGCCTACCTCCAGTGGGCCTCCGCCGCGCGCCACTGGGTGGTGCTGGTGCTCGCCGCCGCCGTCTTCGTGCCGCACCCCTCCTCGACCTGGCCGGGGCTCCTCGCCGCCACCGCCTCCGTCGGGCTGCTGGTGGCGGCGCTCGCGGTGGTGGAGACCTGGCAGCCGAAGATGCGCCTGCTGCGCGTCCCGGGGCTGCTGCTCACCGGGGCCGGGGTGGCCCTCGTCGGCCTCGTGACCTGGGCCGCGGGCGGCGGGGCGTGA